A stretch of Bacillota bacterium DNA encodes these proteins:
- a CDS encoding DUF4097 family beta strand repeat protein gives MNEEIRMILKMIEEGKITADQAAELIEAIRDKDAAYDEEGVPNEDQTRNEVESMEGKRSAEHEGKIAKDRGPAKPSRAGLDDMVEELKAFGSNIRKELEDSQLKDTIRDAVKKALSNAGSSLTNLAGNFFDIGWGGGMIQRSLEGHLEPEEADSVIHLFLTGRNGGIKLIGWDQPGYKVVAVARVPSGKEAEYQFEDLVQYRVGEKNLEFEARGDRFNLKAVSLQAFVPKRFTYDVALESSNGSIEVADISCTKIHAETSNGKIDFNRVRADAAYVETSNGAVVLNTSSKSLHCETTNGSISVTPFGIDGTSTWELETSNGAVKAVVPEDMNLGVSIAAEVSCGGISVDVPDLVYELNERGRTNQEIRAKSMNFEDREKKLILRIETSNGGISVRKETAA, from the coding sequence ATGAATGAGGAAATCCGAATGATCCTTAAAATGATTGAGGAAGGCAAGATCACCGCGGATCAAGCGGCGGAGCTTATAGAAGCCATCCGTGACAAGGATGCTGCCTATGACGAAGAAGGCGTTCCTAATGAGGATCAGACTCGGAATGAAGTAGAATCCATGGAGGGGAAAAGATCAGCAGAGCATGAGGGAAAAATTGCAAAAGACCGGGGGCCGGCAAAGCCTTCACGCGCAGGCCTGGATGATATGGTCGAAGAGCTCAAGGCATTTGGCTCTAATATCCGGAAGGAGCTTGAAGACTCTCAGCTCAAGGATACGATCAGAGATGCGGTAAAAAAGGCCCTATCGAACGCGGGATCCAGCCTTACGAATCTAGCCGGGAATTTCTTTGATATTGGTTGGGGAGGCGGAATGATCCAGCGGAGTCTCGAGGGGCACCTTGAGCCAGAGGAGGCTGACAGCGTTATTCACCTATTCCTAACCGGCCGAAACGGAGGTATCAAGCTTATCGGATGGGACCAGCCTGGTTACAAGGTCGTCGCTGTAGCGCGGGTTCCGTCCGGTAAAGAAGCGGAATATCAATTTGAGGACCTGGTTCAATATAGGGTCGGCGAAAAAAACCTCGAATTCGAAGCCAGAGGAGATCGGTTCAATCTGAAGGCTGTTTCATTGCAGGCGTTCGTTCCCAAGCGATTCACATATGATGTAGCATTGGAATCCTCAAATGGCTCAATAGAGGTAGCAGATATCAGCTGCACCAAGATCCATGCGGAAACGTCCAACGGCAAGATTGACTTCAATCGCGTGCGGGCTGACGCAGCCTATGTTGAAACATCTAATGGCGCAGTGGTCCTGAATACATCATCAAAATCACTTCACTGCGAAACCACCAATGGCAGCATAAGCGTCACCCCATTTGGAATAGATGGAACAAGCACCTGGGAACTCGAGACATCAAATGGGGCAGTGAAGGCTGTGGTCCCAGAAGATATGAATCTTGGCGTTTCCATTGCGGCCGAGGTAAGCTGCGGAGGAATTTCAGTGGATGTCCCGGACCTGGTATATGAACTGAATGAGCGAGGTAGGACAAACCAGGAGATTCGGGCAAAGAGTATGAACTTTGAAGACAGGGAGAAAAAACTCATCCTCAGGATCGAAACGTCCAATGGTGGAATAAGTGTCAGAAAAGAGACGGCAGCTTAA
- a CDS encoding DUF2089 domain-containing protein, which yields MRRKQIGQCPVCGGNLDVTKLHCPSCDTSIEGNFETCKFCQLPNDQRDFVETFIRCRGNIKEVERELGISYPTVRSRLDAVIQALGYPVESREGEETVASRRREILEALNKGEISTEEAIKALRQQRG from the coding sequence ATGAGACGGAAGCAGATAGGGCAATGTCCTGTGTGTGGAGGAAATCTAGATGTGACAAAATTACATTGCCCGAGTTGTGACACATCAATTGAGGGTAACTTCGAGACCTGTAAGTTTTGTCAACTGCCGAATGATCAGCGAGACTTTGTGGAGACGTTCATAAGATGTAGGGGAAATATCAAAGAGGTTGAGAGAGAACTTGGCATCTCATATCCCACAGTGAGAAGCCGCCTTGACGCGGTCATCCAGGCGCTTGGTTATCCTGTAGAGAGCAGAGAGGGTGAGGAAACTGTTGCCTCGAGACGCAGGGAAATCCTTGAGGCGCTCAACAAAGGCGAGATTTCGACTGAAGAGGCTATAAAGGCTCTCAGACAACAGAGGGGGTAA
- a CDS encoding phage holin family protein, producing MTGFIIRLAMNTFALLILPYIVSGIEVSGPMAALAAAIVLGIANAIIRPILVILALPIQILTLGLFTFVINALMLLIASGLVKGFEVHGFWPALWGSIVLSIISGVLTWATRDTSRR from the coding sequence ATGACGGGATTTATTATAAGGCTAGCGATGAACACCTTTGCATTGCTCATCCTCCCTTACATCGTTTCAGGGATCGAAGTGAGCGGCCCCATGGCAGCTCTGGCTGCGGCCATCGTGTTGGGGATCGCAAATGCCATCATAAGACCGATCTTGGTGATACTCGCACTGCCTATTCAAATCCTGACCCTTGGGCTCTTTACATTTGTCATCAATGCACTCATGCTCCTCATCGCCTCCGGGCTGGTAAAAGGATTTGAGGTGCATGGTTTCTGGCCTGCCCTCTGGGGCTCCATAGTGTTGAGCATAATAAGCGGGGTACTTACCTGGGCGACGAGGGATACTTCCAGGCGATAA